A single window of Rubripirellula lacrimiformis DNA harbors:
- a CDS encoding 2-oxo acid dehydrogenase subunit E2, with product MATEVKLPELGDGIESGDVLEVFVSVGDVISEGQDIVEMETDKATVPVPTTVGGKVTKILVKEGESVPIGGALIEVEAAAGSPAPAAPAAKPAPAKEETAKPAPAAAEAKPAPPAPVAAKPAPTPPSAPPTAPAAAEPAAPAAPVVSNSGAIPAGPAVRRFAREVGVDLSNVTGSGEHGRINRDDILAVVRSASQSAKAGSAPATAAAPNKGNAAASAGLPGTADQDDFGPIRVERMSKIRKTISRQMHASWSTVPRVTNFDDADITDLERLRQSSKEDYAAQGLKLTTMPFLIKAVATALKHHPSMNATIDEANEQIIYKDYVNVGIAVDTDRGLVVPVMPATDQQGVPAITRSLAEMAGKVRGGNFGMNDLRGGSFTISNLGAIGGQYSTPIVNVPEVAILLVGRSRKLPVVMPDDSIQPRLMMPLSLSYDHRLVDGGTAARFLNDVIGFLEAPSRLLLAL from the coding sequence ATGGCTACTGAAGTAAAACTTCCTGAACTCGGTGATGGAATCGAGTCGGGCGACGTGCTCGAAGTGTTTGTCTCCGTCGGTGACGTGATCAGCGAAGGCCAAGACATCGTCGAGATGGAAACCGACAAAGCCACCGTGCCAGTACCAACGACGGTGGGCGGCAAAGTGACCAAAATCTTGGTCAAGGAAGGCGAAAGCGTGCCAATCGGCGGCGCACTGATCGAAGTCGAAGCAGCCGCCGGATCACCGGCACCAGCCGCCCCGGCAGCCAAGCCTGCCCCGGCCAAGGAAGAAACTGCGAAGCCGGCACCCGCTGCGGCGGAAGCCAAACCTGCGCCGCCCGCGCCAGTGGCGGCGAAACCCGCACCCACGCCGCCATCCGCCCCGCCAACCGCACCCGCTGCGGCTGAACCCGCCGCTCCCGCCGCACCGGTTGTTTCCAACTCCGGTGCGATCCCGGCCGGCCCCGCCGTTCGACGCTTCGCACGCGAAGTCGGTGTCGATCTGTCCAACGTGACCGGCAGCGGCGAACACGGCCGAATCAACCGCGATGACATCCTAGCGGTCGTTCGCTCGGCCAGCCAATCGGCCAAAGCAGGATCGGCTCCCGCCACAGCGGCCGCCCCCAACAAGGGCAACGCAGCAGCATCTGCCGGACTGCCCGGGACCGCCGACCAAGATGATTTTGGACCGATCCGAGTGGAACGGATGAGCAAGATCCGCAAGACGATCTCGCGTCAGATGCACGCCAGCTGGTCCACCGTGCCCCGCGTCACCAACTTTGACGATGCGGACATCACCGACCTGGAACGTCTGCGTCAGTCCAGCAAAGAGGACTACGCGGCTCAGGGTCTGAAACTGACCACGATGCCGTTCCTGATCAAAGCAGTCGCGACCGCGCTGAAACATCACCCTTCGATGAACGCGACGATCGACGAAGCCAACGAACAGATCATCTACAAGGACTATGTCAACGTCGGAATCGCGGTCGACACCGACCGTGGCTTGGTCGTTCCCGTGATGCCAGCCACGGACCAACAGGGCGTTCCGGCGATCACTCGATCCCTGGCCGAAATGGCCGGCAAAGTCCGTGGCGGCAACTTTGGAATGAACGACCTGCGTGGCGGATCGTTCACGATCAGCAACCTCGGTGCGATCGGCGGACAGTACTCCACCCCGATCGTCAACGTTCCCGAAGTCGCGATCCTGCTGGTTGGCCGCAGCCGTAAATTGCCGGTCGTGATGCCCGACGATTCGATCCAACCTCGATTGATGATGCCGCTAAGCCTTTCCTACGACCATCGCCTGGTCGACGGCGGAACGGCCGCACGATTCTTGAACGACGTGATCGGATTCCTGGAAGCCCCCAGCCGCCTGCTGCTAGCCCTGTAG
- a CDS encoding PH domain-containing protein, which produces MQNPKSSSLLIGCFAIGGLVAIVFGILFAVVLYGISSGRLASLEALPQGRIPANQLAEVSQIVSLRPNEQILYFYCAAMTVADDGNLFTNERVISYTTDDGSLSVFDAEYREIESAELRRSGTWLDESTIDVLLKDGTALMLWVSPENDGDKDFYAKLIAQLERHHATQDTVTKR; this is translated from the coding sequence ATGCAAAATCCAAAATCTAGCTCGCTACTGATTGGATGTTTCGCAATTGGTGGGCTGGTTGCGATTGTCTTCGGCATCCTGTTTGCTGTCGTTCTTTACGGGATCAGTTCTGGCCGACTCGCATCACTCGAAGCCCTTCCGCAAGGAAGGATTCCGGCCAATCAACTGGCGGAGGTTTCGCAAATCGTGTCGCTTCGCCCGAACGAACAAATTCTCTATTTCTACTGTGCGGCGATGACCGTTGCGGATGATGGGAATCTCTTTACAAACGAACGCGTCATCTCCTACACAACGGACGACGGTTCGCTTTCGGTATTTGATGCGGAGTATCGCGAAATTGAATCAGCAGAACTCCGACGAAGCGGGACGTGGTTGGATGAGTCAACGATCGATGTGTTACTAAAGGACGGCACAGCACTCATGCTTTGGGTGAGCCCGGAAAATGACGGAGACAAGGATTTCTATGCAAAACTTATCGCACAGCTTGAACGCCATCACGCAACGCAAGATACCGTGACCAAGCGATGA
- a CDS encoding outer membrane protein assembly factor BamB family protein, translated as MPFSDPKSSLLDEPSSACKEPELRLLVCSTRLSYARVISAVLPWSQSMRCATLFLLFVASASWADDATIIWSVPGMVTSDVAIAFPIARSPVVVNERLVVTVFPPNCLLGSDDRFGKRLWIFPWDNAPFDGTYEYGRYSTRRAPRRWGNRSTSFATNDTNSILACVDSESGTMFAFDLEHEGRVIWRAFGAASDDDSLGSLRSLGPPCIIGDRAFCLATSTQDFLLIDLDLNSGRSRSQTRLSAARPTHRTVQFSPLAAGARLICPCPTNELVAVVNTGRDIEWRAVHQKPLTSMFRTNVDDRFIVTLCDGVATCFDLGSGSQIWSRQGLGLNPFVRSGNTQILGSDEQLVAIDIPTGNERWNAVMDSGTHIAANGTMHNGNLLLPLTNETIQSMDANTGDRTGVIGSTRRLGHLFSMQGFVYSLTQSDLVKLEIADHPVPSKAEQ; from the coding sequence ATGCCGTTCAGCGATCCTAAATCCAGTTTGCTCGACGAACCATCAAGTGCGTGCAAGGAGCCGGAGTTACGTTTGTTGGTCTGCTCTACGCGACTTTCATATGCTCGCGTGATTTCCGCTGTTCTGCCATGGAGTCAATCGATGCGATGCGCGACCCTTTTTCTCCTGTTTGTCGCGTCAGCTTCATGGGCCGATGACGCGACGATCATTTGGTCAGTTCCAGGAATGGTCACTTCTGATGTCGCAATTGCATTCCCGATTGCGCGGTCGCCAGTGGTCGTGAACGAACGGCTAGTCGTCACGGTCTTTCCGCCGAATTGCCTGCTCGGTTCCGACGACCGATTTGGCAAACGTCTTTGGATTTTTCCATGGGACAACGCACCATTTGACGGCACGTATGAATACGGGCGGTACTCCACGCGGCGTGCTCCTCGTCGCTGGGGAAACCGGTCAACATCATTCGCGACCAACGACACCAATAGCATTCTGGCGTGTGTTGATTCCGAATCCGGGACGATGTTCGCTTTCGACCTGGAGCACGAAGGCCGAGTCATATGGCGTGCTTTTGGCGCTGCTAGCGATGACGATTCGCTCGGGAGTTTGCGATCGCTCGGCCCACCGTGCATCATCGGTGATCGGGCGTTCTGTCTAGCCACATCGACGCAGGATTTCTTGCTGATTGATCTCGACCTGAACTCAGGAAGATCACGCTCTCAAACCAGGCTTTCGGCTGCTAGGCCAACGCATCGAACCGTGCAGTTTTCCCCTTTGGCTGCAGGTGCACGTCTCATTTGTCCTTGCCCAACGAACGAGCTTGTGGCAGTGGTTAACACTGGGCGTGACATCGAATGGCGTGCGGTCCATCAGAAACCGCTAACATCGATGTTCCGGACTAACGTTGATGATCGATTCATTGTGACTTTGTGTGATGGGGTTGCGACGTGTTTCGACCTTGGGAGCGGGAGCCAAATTTGGTCACGCCAGGGCCTCGGGCTTAATCCGTTCGTTCGATCGGGCAATACGCAGATTCTCGGCTCCGACGAACAGCTTGTTGCGATTGACATCCCAACCGGCAACGAGCGGTGGAATGCCGTGATGGATTCGGGCACGCACATTGCCGCGAACGGCACAATGCACAACGGGAATCTTCTGCTGCCACTGACCAACGAAACAATACAGTCGATGGACGCAAATACCGGAGATCGAACGGGCGTCATCGGCAGCACGCGTCGTCTTGGGCACCTGTTTTCAATGCAGGGCTTTGTCTACTCGCTCACTCAAAGCGACCTCGTTAAACTGGAAATTGCCGATCATCCAGTGCCAAGTAAAGCAGAGCAATGA
- a CDS encoding class I SAM-dependent methyltransferase, whose translation MSKSQTFWDKASSNYDRTEERFEYIHSKSRENAKKYLNADAVVLDYGCGTGTTTCEFASLVKEIHALDTSSKMIELAKQKASVNASGNAHFVQTDIFDDRYERESFDVILAFNMLHTVENVREVMQRIHDLLKPEGKLISVTPCLKEKMSFWVNLQIQLVRLLTRTGVIPVAIRRLVSSELDDLMAKANFQTIEAEKIFKGASSYFVVANKR comes from the coding sequence ATGAGCAAATCGCAAACTTTCTGGGACAAGGCCTCAAGCAACTACGACAGGACAGAGGAACGCTTTGAATACATTCACAGCAAGAGCAGAGAGAACGCGAAAAAGTATCTCAATGCTGACGCTGTTGTTTTGGATTATGGATGCGGGACAGGTACGACAACCTGTGAATTCGCCAGTCTGGTAAAAGAGATTCATGCTCTTGACACATCGTCGAAGATGATTGAGCTTGCAAAGCAGAAAGCATCCGTGAACGCGAGTGGGAACGCTCACTTCGTGCAGACGGATATATTTGATGATCGCTATGAAAGAGAATCATTTGATGTGATTCTGGCTTTCAACATGCTGCACACTGTTGAAAATGTGCGTGAGGTCATGCAAAGGATTCATGACTTGCTGAAGCCGGAAGGAAAGCTTATTTCTGTAACTCCTTGTCTGAAGGAGAAAATGTCATTTTGGGTTAATTTGCAGATTCAACTTGTTCGGCTTTTGACTAGGACTGGGGTAATTCCTGTTGCTATAAGAAGACTGGTAAGCTCCGAGTTGGACGATCTGATGGCAAAGGCGAATTTTCAAACCATTGAAGCTGAAAAAATATTCAAAGGTGCTTCAAGCTATTTTGTTGTCGCAAATAAGCGATAG
- a CDS encoding DUF2071 domain-containing protein, with protein sequence MDNLSSPPGAPHRDTPWNKMRLPAISGVIDRRILANYRIDPACMAAALPPPFRPQTVNGYAIGGICLIRLKRVRPKLFPVPWGIGSENAAHRIAVQWESNGQSMHGVYIPRRDTNSILNSFAGGRIFPGIHHHAKFTVVECGDRYSVAMASDDGGAKVHVSGSVVPAISDSSVFDSLESASAFFEQGALGYSDTLTGGKFDGLELRCRNWHVESLNVDRIQSSYFEDRSRFPSGSVEFDCALLMRDIAHEWHGRPDLCCSLENGSNR encoded by the coding sequence GTGGACAATCTTTCGTCGCCGCCTGGTGCACCGCACCGAGATACCCCTTGGAATAAAATGCGTTTACCTGCGATTAGCGGAGTCATTGATCGACGCATTCTTGCGAACTATCGCATTGATCCAGCGTGCATGGCTGCCGCGTTGCCTCCGCCGTTTCGACCGCAAACGGTCAATGGTTACGCAATCGGTGGAATCTGCCTCATTCGTTTGAAGCGGGTTCGGCCGAAGCTGTTCCCGGTTCCTTGGGGTATTGGCTCTGAAAATGCGGCGCACAGGATTGCCGTTCAATGGGAATCCAACGGTCAGTCCATGCACGGCGTCTACATCCCGCGACGTGACACCAACTCAATCCTGAATTCATTCGCCGGTGGCAGAATCTTCCCTGGAATACATCACCATGCAAAGTTCACTGTTGTGGAATGTGGCGATCGCTATTCCGTTGCGATGGCAAGTGACGATGGTGGTGCCAAGGTTCACGTTTCGGGCTCGGTCGTCCCAGCTATTTCGGATTCATCGGTTTTCGACTCCCTCGAATCGGCCTCGGCCTTCTTTGAACAGGGGGCACTTGGATATTCCGACACCCTTACCGGTGGGAAATTCGATGGCCTTGAGCTGCGATGCAGGAATTGGCACGTCGAATCATTGAACGTTGACAGGATCCAGTCCAGCTATTTTGAGGATAGATCGCGATTTCCAAGTGGTTCGGTTGAATTTGACTGCGCCCTGCTCATGCGGGATATTGCTCATGAATGGCATGGTCGCCCCGATCTGTGTTGTTCGCTAGAAAATGGAAGCAACAGGTAA
- a CDS encoding PEP-CTERM sorting domain-containing protein, whose protein sequence is MLRSVALLLCLVLTARAHADLVFFEDVGTTASSSGQTIASYSGFTSSLVFEGSIPASTVITPSAQQSSGYAGASGGSQFGLLESSGQATDLIIRGIDTTLYVPNSFDLSFGLRKSLPVGFSRPLLIFATTNDVDFSLVDQPFTLSNSNWQQYTGIGLDLPSSTNLSLYISKSPGVIAGIDVFVDDIRLDAVTAVPEPSSFTLAFIGAATVLVRRKRQQRIGGQKTRRTKR, encoded by the coding sequence ATGCTTCGATCCGTTGCACTTCTTTTGTGTCTTGTGCTGACAGCAAGAGCGCATGCAGACCTCGTCTTTTTCGAGGACGTGGGAACAACTGCCTCATCATCTGGGCAGACGATTGCTTCGTACTCTGGTTTTACGTCCAGCCTTGTGTTTGAGGGCAGCATCCCTGCGTCTACGGTGATCACCCCATCAGCTCAACAGTCCAGTGGTTATGCTGGGGCCTCAGGTGGATCCCAGTTCGGGTTGCTTGAGTCCAGCGGGCAGGCGACAGATTTAATCATCCGCGGCATTGATACCACCCTGTACGTGCCGAACTCATTCGATTTGTCATTTGGGTTACGGAAAAGTCTTCCCGTTGGATTCTCTCGCCCGCTACTGATATTTGCCACCACTAACGACGTCGATTTCTCACTTGTGGACCAACCCTTCACTCTCTCTAATTCAAACTGGCAACAGTACACCGGCATCGGGTTGGACCTTCCGTCTAGCACTAACCTCAGCCTTTACATTTCCAAATCACCAGGGGTGATTGCTGGCATCGACGTCTTTGTCGATGACATTCGTCTAGATGCCGTGACCGCAGTTCCGGAGCCTTCGTCTTTCACGCTAGCTTTCATAGGTGCGGCGACAGTGCTCGTCCGTCGTAAGCGTCAGCAGAGGATTGGCGGACAGAAGACTCGACGAACCAAGCGGTGA
- the aceE gene encoding pyruvate dehydrogenase (acetyl-transferring), homodimeric type has protein sequence MSESETVAKAEVAQNVGELEQPVAAVDIDTAETEEWLASLDYVLKSKGADRVRFLIEQLRDRAAEEGIQSAQDTNTPYVNTIPVKDQPAFPGNRELERRIKSIVRWNAMAMVVRANRRPGGVGGHISTFASSATLYEIAFNHFFKGRGEDGYSGDTIYFQGHASPGMYSRAFLEGRLSEENLDNFRRELAPGGGLSSYPHPWLMPGFWEYPTVSMGLGPIMAIYQARFNEYLNDRGIKDTKGQKVWAFLGDGECDEPETLGAIGLASREKLDNLIFVINCNLQRLDGPVRGNGKIIQELESIFRGAGWNVIKVVWGDEWDQLLAKDTTGLLVKRMNEVVDGQYQKYTGMPGSYIREHFFGKYPELLKLVENYSDEKLEKIRRGGHDPEKVYAAYKQATESANGRPTVVLAKTVKGYGLGEAGEGRMIAHNQKKMNEEELLEFRTRFGIPISDEEVVKAPFYKPSANSQEIKYMQERRAALGGPVPSRPTQHPTMEVPTLEDYRKLITRLENKSCSTTFAVVQTLVALCRDKKIGKYMVPIVPDESRTFGMEGMFKQFGIYAHAGQLYEPVDSAILQSYKEAQDGQILEEGITEAGSMSSFNAAGTAYSAHGINMIPFFIYYSMFGFQRIGDLIWAAADMRAKGFLVGGTAGRTTLNGEGLQHQDGHSLLNAIAFPTVRAYDPAFAYEVIVIIMEGLKRMYQDGEECIYYLMSENEEYEHPPMPAGCEDGIIKGMYKFRSQEVKDAKARVQLFGSGAILNSVLKAQEILAEKYSIASDAWSVTSYTQLRREAGDCDRWNMLHPTETPRKSYLEEQLDGVEGPFISASDYVRALGEQLTPWIPGDYYVLGTDGMGRSETRESLRRHFEVDAESIVIATLSRLSKTGLFTAAEVADAIKDLGFDAEKQNPYFA, from the coding sequence ATGTCTGAATCTGAAACCGTCGCGAAAGCCGAGGTCGCTCAAAACGTGGGCGAACTGGAACAACCCGTTGCTGCCGTCGATATCGACACGGCCGAAACCGAAGAATGGCTCGCTTCGCTGGACTATGTCCTGAAGAGCAAAGGGGCTGATCGCGTTCGTTTCTTGATCGAACAGCTTCGTGATCGCGCGGCCGAGGAAGGCATCCAGTCCGCACAAGACACCAACACTCCCTACGTCAATACGATCCCGGTCAAAGACCAACCGGCATTCCCCGGCAACCGCGAACTGGAACGACGCATCAAGTCGATCGTTCGCTGGAATGCCATGGCGATGGTCGTTCGAGCCAATCGTCGCCCCGGCGGCGTTGGCGGTCACATCAGCACGTTCGCCTCCAGTGCGACGCTGTACGAAATCGCCTTCAACCACTTCTTCAAAGGCCGCGGCGAAGACGGCTATTCGGGCGACACCATCTACTTCCAAGGCCACGCGTCGCCTGGGATGTACAGCCGAGCCTTTTTGGAAGGCCGTCTCAGCGAAGAAAACCTCGACAACTTCCGCCGCGAACTGGCACCCGGTGGCGGACTGTCCAGTTACCCGCACCCTTGGCTGATGCCCGGATTCTGGGAATACCCAACCGTGTCGATGGGGCTCGGCCCGATCATGGCAATCTACCAAGCTCGGTTCAACGAATACCTCAATGACCGTGGCATCAAAGACACCAAGGGCCAAAAGGTCTGGGCGTTCTTGGGCGACGGCGAATGCGACGAACCCGAAACCCTCGGCGCCATCGGCCTCGCATCACGCGAAAAACTTGACAACCTGATCTTCGTCATCAACTGCAACCTGCAGCGACTCGACGGACCGGTTCGTGGCAACGGAAAGATCATCCAAGAACTGGAATCCATTTTCCGTGGCGCCGGCTGGAACGTGATCAAGGTCGTCTGGGGTGACGAATGGGACCAACTGCTGGCCAAGGATACGACCGGACTGCTTGTCAAACGCATGAACGAAGTCGTCGACGGCCAGTACCAAAAGTACACCGGCATGCCCGGCAGCTACATTCGCGAACACTTCTTCGGCAAGTATCCCGAACTGCTGAAATTGGTCGAAAACTACAGCGACGAAAAACTGGAAAAGATTCGCCGCGGTGGACATGACCCCGAAAAGGTCTATGCCGCCTACAAGCAAGCAACCGAATCGGCCAACGGACGACCCACTGTCGTGCTGGCCAAAACGGTCAAGGGTTACGGGCTAGGCGAAGCCGGCGAAGGCCGCATGATCGCCCACAACCAAAAGAAGATGAACGAAGAGGAACTGTTGGAATTCCGCACTCGGTTCGGCATTCCCATCAGCGACGAAGAAGTGGTCAAAGCACCGTTCTATAAACCGTCGGCCAACAGCCAAGAAATCAAGTACATGCAAGAGCGGCGCGCCGCTCTGGGTGGGCCGGTCCCTAGCCGTCCGACCCAGCATCCGACGATGGAAGTGCCAACGCTTGAAGATTACCGCAAACTGATCACGCGGCTGGAAAACAAGAGCTGCAGCACGACATTCGCGGTCGTCCAAACGCTGGTCGCCCTGTGCCGTGACAAAAAAATCGGCAAGTACATGGTGCCGATCGTCCCCGACGAATCACGCACCTTCGGCATGGAAGGGATGTTCAAACAGTTCGGCATCTACGCCCACGCCGGCCAACTGTACGAACCCGTCGACTCGGCGATCCTGCAGTCGTACAAGGAAGCCCAAGACGGACAAATCCTAGAAGAGGGCATCACCGAAGCCGGTTCGATGAGCAGCTTCAATGCTGCCGGCACCGCCTACAGCGCCCACGGAATCAACATGATTCCGTTCTTCATCTACTACAGCATGTTCGGATTCCAACGCATCGGAGACCTGATCTGGGCCGCCGCCGATATGCGTGCCAAGGGGTTCCTAGTCGGTGGCACCGCCGGCCGAACCACCCTGAACGGCGAAGGGCTGCAGCACCAAGATGGACACAGCCTGCTAAACGCGATCGCGTTCCCAACCGTCCGTGCCTACGATCCGGCATTCGCCTACGAAGTGATCGTGATCATCATGGAAGGCCTCAAACGCATGTACCAAGATGGCGAAGAGTGCATCTATTACTTGATGAGCGAAAACGAAGAATACGAGCATCCACCGATGCCCGCAGGATGCGAAGACGGCATCATCAAGGGGATGTACAAGTTCCGCAGCCAAGAAGTCAAAGATGCCAAGGCGCGCGTGCAACTGTTCGGCAGCGGTGCGATCCTGAACAGCGTTTTGAAGGCCCAAGAAATCTTGGCCGAAAAATACTCGATCGCCAGCGATGCTTGGAGTGTGACCAGTTACACCCAACTGCGACGCGAAGCGGGCGACTGCGACCGCTGGAACATGCTGCACCCAACCGAAACGCCGCGAAAGAGCTACCTCGAAGAGCAACTCGATGGCGTCGAAGGCCCCTTCATTTCGGCCAGCGACTATGTCCGGGCTTTGGGCGAACAACTGACACCGTGGATCCCAGGCGACTACTACGTGCTGGGCACCGACGGCATGGGACGCAGCGAGACTCGCGAATCACTGCGTCGCCACTTCGAAGTTGATGCCGAATCGATCGTGATCGCAACGCTAAGCCGATTGTCGAAAACCGGACTCTTCACGGCAGCCGAAGTTGCCGATGCGATCAAAGATCTCGGATTCGATGCCGAAAAACAGAATCCGTATTTCGCGTAA
- a CDS encoding DUF4288 domain-containing protein: MQAEPWYCVRLIYHLVGTSSKAYEERVLIVRADSEGAAIAQAEAHSQDYESDTTVYTGYAMAFNIIDQNGPSLGAGVEVFSLIRKSELDVDAYLDRFHDTGSECCRTP; encoded by the coding sequence ATGCAAGCTGAACCATGGTACTGCGTCCGACTGATTTACCATTTAGTCGGAACCTCGAGCAAAGCGTATGAAGAACGCGTGCTTATCGTCCGAGCCGATTCCGAAGGTGCTGCGATTGCTCAAGCCGAGGCGCATTCGCAAGACTATGAGAGCGATACGACTGTCTACACCGGATACGCGATGGCATTCAATATCATCGATCAGAACGGTCCATCACTCGGCGCCGGCGTCGAGGTGTTCTCGCTGATTCGAAAATCCGAACTTGACGTTGATGCTTACTTGGATCGGTTCCACGACACGGGCAGCGAATGTTGTAGGACACCTTAA
- a CDS encoding SDR family NAD(P)-dependent oxidoreductase — translation MLRRVVLLIGALKGTSAVVTGASSGIGRAIAVRLASEGASRVVIHYRSNESGASQTADLVRQAGADPVLIAADLGDTSDCSRLVDDCFGQLGAIQTWVNNAGADVLTGAAGQWTFEEKLRRLIDVDFVGTVCMSRLAGPRMASQQLPSPPAMIFLGWDQSTEGMEGDAGQMFGPVKAAVTAYAKSLAQTLAPQVRVNCVAPGWIQTSWGETTSDYWNDRATGQALMHRWGRPEDIAAAVAYLADPSNSFVTGQVIQVNGGWNRRFPTD, via the coding sequence TTGCTGCGAAGGGTTGTCCTGTTGATTGGCGCGTTGAAAGGAACCTCTGCGGTGGTGACGGGGGCATCCAGCGGGATTGGCCGTGCGATCGCCGTCCGATTGGCAAGCGAGGGAGCCAGTCGGGTCGTCATTCATTACCGGTCCAATGAAAGCGGTGCGAGCCAGACGGCCGATCTGGTGCGGCAGGCCGGGGCTGATCCCGTTTTGATCGCGGCTGATTTGGGAGACACGTCGGATTGCAGTCGGCTGGTCGACGACTGTTTTGGCCAGCTGGGGGCGATCCAGACCTGGGTCAACAATGCGGGCGCCGATGTTTTGACGGGAGCCGCTGGGCAGTGGACCTTCGAAGAGAAACTGCGCCGGTTGATCGATGTCGATTTTGTGGGGACCGTTTGCATGTCGCGATTGGCTGGCCCGCGGATGGCCTCGCAACAGCTGCCCAGTCCGCCAGCGATGATCTTTTTGGGTTGGGACCAATCGACCGAAGGCATGGAAGGGGATGCTGGCCAAATGTTTGGGCCGGTGAAGGCGGCTGTCACCGCGTATGCAAAAAGTTTGGCTCAGACGTTAGCCCCGCAAGTCCGTGTGAACTGCGTCGCACCGGGTTGGATTCAAACATCGTGGGGCGAAACAACCAGCGATTATTGGAACGATCGGGCCACCGGCCAAGCGCTGATGCATCGCTGGGGGCGGCCCGAGGACATCGCTGCGGCAGTGGCTTATCTAGCGGATCCCAGCAACAGTTTCGTGACCGGCCAAGTCATTCAGGTCAACGGTGGCTGGAACCGTCGTTTTCCCACCGATTGA